A genomic stretch from Telmatocola sphagniphila includes:
- a CDS encoding alpha/beta hydrolase, translating to MKATQLLILIGVMWVGALKVQAEESKKSEPERFKLWNMHAPIGDGTFEKAETWITLHRPVKANGTAVVICPGGGYGGLVTGAEGHGIATWLNTHGITGIVLEYRLPKGRSYVPLLDAQRAIRTVRANAKSWGIDPAKVGIIGFSAGGHLASTAGTHFDEGNPKSEDPIEKLSCRPDFMILVYPVVTLGEKGHGGTRTNLLGNHPDDKLIKLFSNETQVSDKTPPAFLAHAKDDGVVVPENSKMFYEALLAHKVPAKYLELASGGHGLNGYKGPMWDAWQTQSLAWLVELKLVPAAEKKK from the coding sequence ATGAAGGCCACGCAGTTACTGATCCTGATCGGTGTTATGTGGGTTGGGGCGCTGAAGGTTCAAGCCGAAGAGTCCAAGAAGAGCGAACCCGAGCGTTTTAAGCTCTGGAATATGCACGCTCCAATCGGCGATGGAACCTTCGAAAAGGCCGAGACTTGGATCACCCTTCACAGACCCGTAAAAGCCAACGGCACGGCGGTCGTCATCTGCCCCGGAGGTGGCTACGGGGGACTGGTCACCGGAGCAGAAGGTCACGGAATCGCCACCTGGTTGAATACCCACGGCATCACCGGGATTGTGCTGGAATATCGATTACCCAAAGGTCGATCCTATGTGCCGCTCCTGGACGCCCAGAGGGCGATTCGAACTGTCCGGGCGAACGCCAAGTCCTGGGGAATCGATCCCGCGAAAGTCGGTATTATCGGCTTTTCGGCCGGCGGCCACCTCGCATCGACGGCGGGGACGCACTTCGACGAGGGCAACCCGAAGTCTGAAGATCCCATTGAAAAATTGAGCTGTCGTCCAGACTTCATGATCTTGGTTTACCCCGTCGTGACACTGGGGGAGAAGGGTCACGGCGGCACCCGGACCAACTTGCTCGGAAATCATCCCGACGACAAATTGATTAAGCTATTTTCGAACGAGACGCAGGTCAGTGATAAGACGCCGCCCGCGTTTCTGGCGCATGCGAAGGACGACGGAGTGGTGGTGCCCGAGAATAGCAAAATGTTCTACGAGGCTCTACTCGCACATAAGGTTCCTGCCAAGTATTTGGAGTTGGCTTCCGGAGGCCACGGACTCAACGGTTACAAGGGGCCGATGTGGGACGCCTGGCAAACTCAGTCGCTGGCATGGCTAGTGGAACTGAAGCTCGTTCCTGCTGCGGAAAAGAAAAAGTAG
- a CDS encoding DUF1501 domain-containing protein yields MLKIGDFSRMDRRAFLQVGGLNLSGLSLHPIFPSACLAGESRSDSGKAVTDKAVIFLFLHGGPSQFETFDPKPNAPVEIRSATGEVKTNIPGITFGGSFPKLAKMANRLAIVRSFVPGDANHDIKPIVAKEGFGANLGSAFASMAGANNPSNGMPNNVLLFPRSVDPNSGPGQAAFGKFASTGPFSGSCAPFQPDGDGTLNKDMKLNLPLDRLDDRRSLLAGFDQLKRRMESEVENVDTARQQAFSVLLSGVGDAFDLAKEDPKIVNLYDTNKLLQVEKINKKWNNHKHYADNARTLGKLLLLARRMVERGAGFVTVTTNFVWDMHSDVNNAPMVEGMSYMGPPLDHALSTFLEDLRQRGLEDKVLLVACGEMGRSPRINKDGGRDHWGNLGPLLLAGGGLNMGQVIGQSNSNGGEPNSDPVRIPNLIGTIMHTLFDTGKLRITRGASRELLQMADYTPIRGL; encoded by the coding sequence ATGCTGAAAATTGGTGATTTTTCACGGATGGATCGACGAGCCTTTCTCCAAGTCGGCGGCCTTAATCTAAGCGGCCTATCCCTGCATCCTATCTTCCCTAGCGCCTGCCTCGCCGGAGAGTCGCGATCAGATTCCGGAAAAGCCGTCACGGATAAAGCCGTGATCTTCCTCTTTCTGCACGGCGGCCCCAGTCAGTTCGAGACATTTGACCCGAAGCCAAACGCCCCCGTGGAAATCCGCAGCGCGACCGGGGAAGTGAAAACCAACATCCCGGGAATTACCTTCGGCGGCTCCTTCCCCAAGCTGGCAAAGATGGCGAACCGGCTGGCCATCGTGAGATCTTTCGTTCCCGGCGATGCCAACCACGACATCAAGCCGATTGTTGCTAAGGAGGGATTCGGTGCGAATCTTGGCTCCGCATTTGCCTCCATGGCAGGTGCCAACAATCCCTCGAATGGCATGCCAAATAACGTTCTTTTGTTTCCGCGGTCCGTGGATCCCAATTCCGGACCGGGACAAGCGGCATTCGGAAAGTTCGCCTCCACTGGGCCGTTCAGTGGATCGTGTGCTCCGTTCCAACCCGATGGGGACGGAACGCTGAACAAAGACATGAAATTGAATTTGCCTCTCGACCGGCTCGATGATCGCCGTTCGCTCCTCGCTGGATTCGATCAGTTGAAGCGGCGAATGGAAAGCGAAGTGGAGAATGTCGATACGGCCAGACAGCAAGCTTTCTCGGTCCTGCTCAGCGGCGTGGGGGATGCGTTCGACCTCGCAAAAGAAGATCCAAAGATCGTAAATCTTTACGACACGAACAAACTGCTCCAGGTCGAAAAGATTAACAAGAAATGGAACAATCACAAGCATTACGCCGATAACGCCCGGACCCTGGGGAAACTCCTCCTGCTCGCGCGCCGGATGGTCGAACGAGGAGCCGGGTTCGTGACGGTAACCACCAACTTTGTGTGGGACATGCATTCCGATGTGAATAATGCCCCGATGGTCGAGGGGATGAGCTATATGGGTCCGCCGCTGGATCATGCGTTGAGTACTTTCTTAGAAGACCTTCGCCAGCGGGGACTCGAAGACAAGGTTCTGCTGGTGGCCTGCGGAGAGATGGGACGTTCACCGCGGATTAATAAAGATGGAGGCAGAGACCACTGGGGCAACCTCGGCCCACTTCTGCTGGCAGGGGGTGGCTTGAACATGGGACAGGTCATTGGACAATCCAACTCAAACGGCGGTGAACCGAATAGCGATCCGGTTCGAATCCCAAACCTGATTGGGACGATCATGCATACCCTTTTCGACACGGGCAAACTCCGCATCACCCGAGGCGCTAGCCGCGAATTGCTTCAAATGGCCGACTATACTCCGATTCGAGGGCTATAG
- the tnpC gene encoding IS66 family transposase — translation MASAIPTSTETPVLDPTFLASFRSGKLTSEQAREFVHRDPLELQFLLLQLSVAVAAGTIPLGPNTPSGSIAPYLKPNANPKKKKGKAGPKPGHDGHYRPIPTRIDKRQTHQLEVCPCCQGALQRTDRKRLRIIEDIPDDLHAQTTEHTIHRDWCPKCKKQVEPVVPDALPGCQLGHRTTVLSAWLHYGLGTTTSQILEVFNGHLQMKLSVGGLTEIWHRLAEVLEPWYEQIHRECLLAGVLHADETGWRTEGVTSWLWCFARDDATYYRIHPKRGHEALKVFFTEAFQGVLVSDFWKVYDIVTQKRQKCWPHLLRDLTAVDEGSESGEDWPEFCKKLWRIYADAVRLEAGIEELQQESYDSRLLRLKTRITDLAVRPWTNRHARRLAKRLFDYGDDLLTFLEIEGVPKSNNKGEREIRPGVMMRKVSFGSYSQQGARTRSILMSIYRTLKLRDPDPLKETESALRTYTLTGKLPALPVKLSSGE, via the coding sequence ATGGCTTCTGCGATTCCAACATCAACGGAAACTCCCGTTCTCGATCCCACTTTCCTGGCGTCGTTCCGAAGCGGAAAGCTGACTTCGGAACAAGCTCGGGAGTTCGTTCATCGAGATCCCCTGGAATTGCAGTTTCTGTTACTTCAGCTGAGCGTCGCGGTCGCTGCAGGCACGATACCTCTGGGGCCAAACACTCCCTCGGGATCCATCGCTCCCTACTTAAAGCCGAATGCGAATCCCAAGAAAAAGAAGGGAAAAGCCGGCCCCAAGCCTGGACACGACGGTCATTATCGCCCAATTCCCACCCGCATCGATAAACGCCAGACCCACCAACTGGAGGTCTGTCCCTGCTGCCAGGGAGCTCTGCAACGCACCGACCGCAAACGCCTAAGGATCATCGAAGATATTCCCGACGATTTGCACGCTCAGACAACCGAACACACGATTCACCGCGACTGGTGTCCCAAGTGCAAAAAGCAGGTCGAACCGGTTGTTCCCGACGCTCTGCCAGGCTGTCAGCTGGGCCATCGAACTACGGTCCTGTCGGCCTGGCTGCACTACGGACTGGGTACCACGACGAGTCAGATCCTGGAGGTCTTCAACGGCCACCTTCAGATGAAACTCAGCGTGGGCGGCTTGACCGAAATCTGGCACCGTCTGGCCGAGGTACTCGAACCCTGGTACGAGCAGATTCACCGCGAATGTCTTTTGGCCGGCGTCCTGCACGCTGATGAGACCGGCTGGCGAACCGAAGGAGTGACGTCCTGGCTGTGGTGTTTTGCGCGGGACGATGCGACCTATTATCGGATTCACCCCAAGCGGGGTCACGAGGCCTTGAAGGTCTTCTTCACGGAAGCCTTCCAGGGCGTTCTGGTCAGCGACTTCTGGAAAGTGTACGACATCGTGACCCAGAAGCGTCAGAAGTGTTGGCCTCACTTGTTGCGGGATCTGACGGCGGTCGATGAAGGCTCTGAAAGCGGCGAGGATTGGCCAGAATTCTGCAAGAAACTGTGGCGGATTTACGCCGATGCCGTGCGTTTGGAGGCGGGTATCGAAGAGTTGCAACAGGAGAGCTACGACAGCCGATTGCTGCGGCTTAAGACGCGGATCACCGATTTGGCGGTGCGACCGTGGACGAACCGCCACGCCCGGAGATTGGCCAAGCGTTTGTTCGATTACGGCGACGATCTATTAACGTTTCTGGAAATAGAGGGAGTGCCCAAGAGCAACAATAAGGGGGAGCGAGAAATCCGACCGGGCGTGATGATGCGGAAAGTCAGTTTCGGCAGTTACAGCCAGCAGGGGGCTCGGACGCGAAGCATTCTGATGAGCATTTATCGAACCCTGAAGCTGCGGGACCCGGATCCTTTAAAGGAGACCGAATCGGCCCTCCGCACCTACACGCTTACAGGGAAACTACCTGCTCTACCCGTGAAGCTCAGTTCAGGAGAGTGA